A window of the Virgibacillus pantothenticus genome harbors these coding sequences:
- a CDS encoding ABC transporter ATP-binding protein: MLLELDNITKNYDETTVLRNISFRLEPGVYGLLGSNGSGKTTLFRIICGLTKQTAGTINYNHGDVRTNPDAFRSVLGFLPQDFSYYPDFTAMKFMLYIAALKGINKKFAKNRCLELLKLVGLEDVKHKKIKKYSGGMKQRLGIAQAMINDPEVLILDEPTVGLDPKERVRFRNLISSFSENKIVILSTHIVSDVEYIADEILVLNQGKLENRGASSELVNTINGYVWETMVETNQLDEMLAKHIISNQKHEDKGTVLRIISKEKPTHTAQQVQPTLEDLYLYYFREDARK, from the coding sequence ATGCTATTAGAGCTTGATAATATTACAAAAAACTATGACGAGACTACTGTTCTTCGCAATATTTCCTTTCGTTTAGAACCAGGTGTTTATGGTCTTTTAGGTTCAAACGGATCAGGGAAAACAACGTTATTTAGAATTATTTGCGGCTTGACGAAACAAACTGCGGGCACCATCAACTATAATCATGGAGATGTACGCACCAATCCAGATGCTTTTCGTTCAGTTTTAGGCTTTTTACCACAAGATTTCAGTTATTATCCAGACTTTACAGCGATGAAGTTCATGTTATATATCGCTGCTCTTAAAGGGATCAATAAAAAGTTTGCAAAAAATAGATGTCTCGAACTTTTAAAGCTAGTTGGCTTAGAAGATGTAAAGCATAAAAAAATCAAAAAATACTCTGGAGGAATGAAACAACGGTTAGGAATCGCCCAAGCAATGATTAATGATCCAGAAGTATTGATTTTGGATGAGCCGACAGTTGGTTTAGATCCCAAAGAACGAGTTCGTTTTCGGAATTTAATTAGTTCTTTTTCTGAAAATAAAATAGTTATCCTTTCCACTCATATCGTTTCAGATGTGGAGTATATTGCCGATGAAATACTTGTTTTGAATCAAGGAAAGCTTGAAAACAGGGGTGCTTCCTCTGAATTAGTAAATACGATTAATGGCTATGTCTGGGAGACGATGGTTGAAACAAATCAACTTGATGAGATGCTAGCAAAACATATCATTAGCAATCAAAAACATGAAGACAAAGGGACGGTATTAAGAATTATTTCAAAAGAAAAACCAACTCATACTGCACAACAAGTTCAACCGACATTGGAAGATTTATATTTATACTATTTCAGAGAGGATGCTAGAAAATGA